In a genomic window of Bordetella petrii:
- the urtA gene encoding urea ABC transporter substrate-binding protein — MKRRLVLKQLTAASLMALAGWAPGVMAADTIKVGILHSLSGTMAISETSLKDVALMTIEEINAQGGVMGKKLEPVVVDPASNWPLFAEKARQLITQDKVAVVFGCWTSVSRKSVLPVFKELNGLLFYPVQYEGEELEKNVFYTGAAPNQQAIPAVEYLMSEDGGGARRFVLLGTDYVYPRTTNKILRAFLHSKGVKDDDIQEVYTPFGHSDYQTIVANIKRFAAGGRTAVVSTINGDSNVPFYKELGNAGLKATDVPVVAFSVGEEELRGVDTKPLVGHLAAWNYFQSIKNPVNTAFIEKWKAYAKAHNLPNAATAVTNDPMEATYIGIHMWKQAVEKAGTTDVDAVIGAVGGQTLQAPDGFTVEMDKTNHHLHKPVYIGEIKADGQFNVVWKSKGPIRAQPWSPYIPGNEGKQGL; from the coding sequence ATGAAGCGCAGACTCGTACTGAAGCAGTTGACCGCCGCCAGCCTGATGGCGCTGGCTGGCTGGGCGCCGGGCGTAATGGCGGCCGACACGATCAAGGTGGGCATCCTGCACTCCTTGTCCGGCACCATGGCCATCTCGGAAACCTCGCTCAAGGATGTGGCGTTGATGACCATCGAAGAGATCAACGCGCAGGGCGGCGTCATGGGCAAGAAGCTGGAGCCCGTGGTGGTGGACCCGGCGTCGAACTGGCCGCTGTTTGCCGAGAAGGCGCGCCAGCTGATCACGCAGGACAAGGTGGCCGTGGTGTTCGGATGCTGGACCTCGGTGTCGCGCAAGTCGGTCCTGCCGGTGTTCAAGGAATTGAACGGCCTGCTGTTCTACCCGGTGCAGTACGAGGGCGAGGAACTTGAGAAGAACGTGTTCTACACGGGCGCCGCGCCCAACCAGCAGGCCATCCCGGCGGTGGAGTACCTGATGAGCGAAGACGGTGGCGGCGCGCGGCGTTTCGTGCTGCTGGGCACCGACTACGTGTATCCGCGCACCACCAACAAAATCCTGCGCGCCTTCCTGCATTCGAAGGGCGTGAAAGACGACGACATCCAGGAGGTCTATACGCCGTTCGGGCATTCCGACTACCAGACCATCGTTGCCAATATCAAGCGCTTTGCCGCTGGCGGACGCACTGCGGTGGTGTCTACCATCAACGGCGACTCGAACGTGCCCTTTTATAAAGAGCTGGGCAACGCCGGCCTGAAGGCTACCGACGTGCCCGTGGTGGCGTTCTCGGTGGGCGAAGAAGAACTGCGTGGCGTCGACACGAAGCCCCTGGTGGGTCATCTGGCCGCGTGGAACTACTTCCAGTCGATCAAGAATCCGGTCAACACCGCTTTCATCGAAAAATGGAAGGCATACGCCAAGGCCCACAACTTGCCCAACGCCGCCACCGCGGTCACCAATGACCCGATGGAAGCCACCTACATCGGCATCCATATGTGGAAGCAGGCTGTCGAGAAGGCCGGCACGACGGACGTGGATGCCGTCATCGGCGCCGTGGGCGGGCAGACCCTCCAGGCGCCGGACGGATTCACTGTGGAGATGGACAAGACCAACCACCACCTGCACAAGCCGGTCTACATCGGCGAGATCAAGGCCGACGGCCAGTTCAACGTGGTGTGGAAGAGCAAGGGGCCGATCCGCGCCCAACCCTGGAGTCCGTATATCCCGGGCAACGAAGGCAAGCAGGGCTTGTAG
- the urtD gene encoding urea ABC transporter ATP-binding protein UrtD, with translation MSTESRNRAAAALDDDGGPSGQASYGRVNPPGVDTTHGAILYLDGITVSFNGFKALNDLTLDIGVGELRCIIGPNGAGKTTMMDVITGKTRPTAGTAFFGQNIDLTTLNEAQIAHAGIGRKFQRPTVFEQHTVFENLELAMKTDKRVRPTLFARLTSEQADRIAETLALIRLGDAAQRPAGLLSHGQKQWLEIGMLLMQEPQLLLLDEPVAGMTDAETERTGELLNELRGRHSLMVVEHDMDFVSRIADGGKVTVLHEGSVLAEGTMAQVQADPRVVEVYLGR, from the coding sequence ATGAGTACCGAATCGCGCAATAGGGCGGCTGCCGCCTTGGACGACGATGGCGGCCCGAGCGGGCAGGCGTCGTATGGCCGCGTCAATCCGCCGGGCGTCGATACGACCCATGGCGCCATCTTGTACCTGGACGGCATCACGGTCAGCTTCAATGGCTTCAAGGCCCTGAACGACCTGACGCTGGACATTGGCGTGGGCGAGCTGCGCTGCATTATCGGCCCCAATGGCGCGGGTAAGACCACCATGATGGACGTCATTACCGGCAAGACGCGTCCCACTGCCGGCACGGCTTTTTTCGGGCAGAACATCGACCTGACCACGCTGAACGAGGCGCAAATCGCGCATGCCGGCATTGGCCGCAAGTTCCAGCGCCCTACCGTGTTCGAGCAGCACACGGTGTTCGAGAACCTGGAACTGGCCATGAAGACCGACAAGCGCGTGCGGCCCACTCTGTTTGCCCGGCTGACGAGCGAGCAGGCCGATCGCATTGCCGAGACGCTGGCGCTGATCCGGCTGGGCGACGCGGCGCAACGCCCGGCCGGGTTGTTGTCGCATGGCCAGAAGCAGTGGCTCGAGATCGGCATGCTGCTGATGCAGGAGCCGCAGTTGCTGCTGCTGGACGAGCCGGTGGCCGGCATGACGGATGCCGAAACCGAGCGCACTGGCGAATTGCTCAACGAACTGCGCGGCCGCCACTCGCTGATGGTGGTGGAGCACGATATGGATTTCGTTTCGCGTATCGCCGACGGCGGCAAGGTGACCGTGCTGCATGAAGGCTCGGTGCTGGCCGAAGGCACCATGGCGCAGGTGCAGGCCGACCCGCGTGTCGTTGAAGTCTATCTGGGGCGCTGA
- the urtC gene encoding urea ABC transporter permease subunit UrtC produces MNAADLNPALARRPLFSARAWAGLAIATALLAALPCLNLVFPPGHALHVSAYAVALLGKFMCYALAALALDLVWGYAGILSLGHGLFFALGGYAHGMYLMRAIGRDGVYQSDVPDFMVFLNWKAYPWYWAFTDHFWYAMLLVVLVPGGLAFLFGYFAFRSRIKGVYFSIITQALTFAAMLLFFRNDTGFGGNNGFTDFKRILGFDITAPATRAGLYWVTLAVLFGALVLARAVTQSKLGRVLTAVRDAESRLRFIGYEPLGFKLFVWTLSAVMCGVAGALYVPQVGIINPGEMSTENSIEMVIWVATGGRGTLIGPIIGAGAVNGLKTWFTSVFPEFWLYALGLIFVLVTLLLPQGIVGLVRRWMARREEHAA; encoded by the coding sequence ATGAACGCCGCCGACCTGAATCCCGCGCTTGCCCGCCGCCCGCTGTTCAGCGCGCGCGCCTGGGCCGGGCTGGCCATCGCCACGGCGCTGCTGGCGGCGCTGCCCTGCCTGAACCTGGTGTTTCCGCCGGGACATGCGCTGCATGTGTCGGCCTATGCCGTGGCCTTGCTGGGCAAGTTCATGTGCTACGCGCTGGCCGCGCTGGCGCTGGACCTGGTGTGGGGCTATGCCGGCATTCTCTCATTGGGGCACGGGTTGTTCTTCGCGCTGGGCGGGTATGCGCACGGCATGTACCTGATGCGCGCCATCGGGCGCGACGGCGTCTACCAGAGCGACGTGCCCGATTTCATGGTGTTTCTGAACTGGAAGGCGTACCCCTGGTACTGGGCATTTACCGACCACTTCTGGTACGCCATGCTGCTGGTGGTGCTGGTGCCCGGCGGGCTGGCGTTTCTGTTCGGATACTTCGCCTTCCGTTCGCGCATCAAGGGCGTGTACTTTTCCATCATCACACAGGCGCTGACGTTCGCGGCCATGCTGCTGTTCTTCCGCAACGATACGGGCTTTGGCGGCAACAACGGCTTTACCGATTTCAAGCGCATCCTGGGCTTCGACATCACCGCGCCCGCGACGCGCGCGGGGTTGTACTGGGTGACGCTGGCGGTGCTGTTCGGCGCGCTGGTGCTGGCCCGCGCGGTTACGCAGTCCAAGCTGGGCCGGGTGCTGACCGCGGTGCGCGACGCTGAAAGCCGGTTGCGCTTCATCGGCTACGAGCCGCTGGGCTTCAAGCTGTTCGTCTGGACCCTGTCGGCCGTCATGTGCGGCGTGGCCGGCGCCTTGTACGTGCCGCAGGTCGGCATTATCAACCCCGGCGAAATGTCTACCGAGAATTCGATTGAAATGGTCATCTGGGTGGCTACGGGCGGGCGTGGCACGCTGATCGGCCCGATCATCGGGGCAGGCGCGGTCAACGGCCTGAAAACCTGGTTCACCAGCGTGTTTCCGGAATTCTGGCTGTATGCGCTGGGCCTGATTTTCGTGTTGGTGACCTTGCTGCTGCCGCAGGGCATCGTGGGTCTGGTGCGGCGCTGGATGGCGCGCCGCGAGGAGCATGCCGCATGA
- the urtB gene encoding urea ABC transporter permease subunit UrtB: MRSAFLARLLLRLALAWLAGAWMPAATAAGLDPALLAPLADDDTGVRLEAIARLGLEPTPQAAAVLEALGSDRLYAAPDGRLLIDTGAGAVDAATGQPAALPPEAGTVSVNNRLRRAIAAALAASRLHAPDAAQRLAAAKRLQRGTDATALPMLEKALSEERDGEVRAALEIAVATLQLQSDDPGVRRQAAKTLGHSGNAAFRPVLEAMLQQDAQGRYAEPDAQVRAAAGAALHSIERHLATVAWVGNLFYGVSLGSVLLLAALGLAITFGLMGVINMAHGELLMIGAYVTYAVQALFRLWFPQWLDAYVIAALPAAFVVTALVGMALERTVIRWLYGRPLETLLATWGISLMLMQAVRTLFGAQNVEVGNPSWMSGGITVLGNLVLSYNRIAIVAFAVLVVVFVWLLLNHTRLGLFVRAITQNRRMADCVGVPTGRIDMLAFGLGSGIAGLAGVALSQLGNVGPDLGRAYIVDSFMVVVLGGVGQLAGTVVAALGLGAVTKFLEPYSGAVMAKITILALIVLFVQKRPQGLFAPRGRSAE, from the coding sequence ATGCGCAGCGCGTTTCTTGCACGGCTTCTGCTACGCCTGGCATTAGCCTGGCTGGCCGGCGCCTGGATGCCGGCCGCCACGGCGGCCGGCCTGGACCCGGCGCTGCTGGCGCCCCTGGCCGATGACGACACTGGCGTCAGGCTGGAGGCCATCGCGCGCCTGGGGCTCGAGCCCACGCCCCAGGCGGCGGCGGTACTCGAAGCCCTGGGAAGCGACCGGTTGTACGCAGCGCCCGACGGCCGACTGCTGATAGACACAGGAGCGGGCGCCGTCGATGCCGCCACCGGGCAGCCTGCCGCCTTGCCGCCAGAGGCCGGCACGGTGTCGGTGAACAACCGGTTGCGCCGGGCCATTGCCGCGGCGCTGGCGGCCTCGCGCCTGCATGCGCCCGATGCCGCGCAGCGCCTGGCGGCCGCGAAGCGGCTCCAGCGCGGCACGGATGCCACGGCGCTGCCCATGCTGGAAAAGGCGCTGTCCGAGGAGCGCGACGGCGAGGTCCGGGCCGCGCTGGAAATCGCCGTCGCCACGCTGCAGTTGCAAAGCGATGACCCGGGCGTGCGGCGCCAGGCCGCGAAAACGCTCGGGCATAGCGGCAACGCGGCCTTCCGGCCGGTGCTCGAAGCCATGCTGCAGCAAGATGCGCAGGGCCGCTATGCCGAACCCGACGCCCAGGTGCGCGCCGCGGCCGGCGCCGCGCTGCACAGCATCGAGCGCCACCTGGCCACGGTGGCATGGGTGGGCAACTTGTTCTATGGCGTCAGCCTGGGCAGCGTGCTGCTACTGGCCGCGCTGGGCCTGGCTATCACGTTCGGCCTGATGGGCGTGATCAACATGGCCCACGGCGAACTGCTGATGATAGGCGCGTATGTCACCTACGCGGTACAGGCGCTGTTCCGGCTGTGGTTCCCGCAATGGCTGGATGCGTACGTGATCGCCGCGCTGCCCGCGGCCTTCGTGGTGACGGCGCTGGTCGGCATGGCGCTCGAGCGCACGGTCATCCGCTGGCTGTACGGTCGGCCCCTGGAAACCCTGCTGGCCACCTGGGGCATCAGCCTGATGCTGATGCAGGCGGTGCGGACGCTGTTCGGCGCGCAGAATGTCGAAGTGGGCAACCCGTCGTGGATGAGCGGGGGCATCACGGTGCTGGGCAACCTGGTGCTTTCCTACAACCGCATTGCCATCGTCGCGTTCGCGGTGCTGGTGGTGGTGTTTGTATGGCTGCTGCTGAACCATACCCGGCTGGGCCTGTTCGTGCGCGCCATCACTCAGAACCGCCGCATGGCCGACTGCGTGGGCGTGCCCACCGGCCGGATCGACATGCTGGCGTTCGGACTGGGTTCGGGAATCGCCGGCCTGGCGGGCGTGGCGCTGTCCCAGCTGGGCAACGTGGGGCCCGACCTGGGCCGCGCCTACATCGTCGATTCGTTCATGGTGGTGGTACTGGGCGGGGTAGGGCAGCTTGCCGGCACGGTCGTGGCCGCGCTGGGCCTGGGCGCTGTCACCAAGTTTCTCGAACCTTATTCCGGAGCCGTGATGGCCAAGATCACCATCCTGGCGTTGATAGTGCTGTTCGTGCAGAAGCGGCCCCAGGGCCTGTTCGCGCCGCGCGGCAGGAGCGCCGAATGA
- a CDS encoding Bug family tripartite tricarboxylate transporter substrate binding protein, with product MNRYLKAAATLLLAAGALQAQAADYPARAIEWVVPYPAGGGTDIVARTLAEKMTTSLGQPLVIANKPGAATAIGADYVARAQPDGYTMLSGDTATLAANPALYPQLSYNPATDLKSVGLMARFAMILVVNPSVPAKTLGELEAWIKSQANGVDYATPGSGSPHHLATELFRLRTGLNLVHVPYRGAAPAVQDVIGGQVPMMFVDSATGQQYIASGRLRAIAVASAKRLDSMPDTPTLMELGLKDFEAYAWQGLLVPKGTSDAIVDRLNTALRGALDSAEVREKFKSMGLEAIPSTPQEMTAYAASEREKWGKVIRDSKITVN from the coding sequence ATGAACCGTTACCTGAAGGCCGCGGCGACGCTGCTGCTGGCCGCTGGCGCGCTGCAAGCGCAGGCTGCCGACTACCCTGCCCGCGCCATTGAATGGGTCGTGCCCTACCCGGCCGGCGGCGGCACGGATATCGTGGCCCGCACCCTGGCCGAGAAAATGACGACATCGCTCGGGCAACCGCTGGTCATCGCCAACAAACCTGGCGCGGCCACCGCGATCGGCGCCGACTACGTGGCGCGCGCGCAGCCCGACGGCTACACCATGCTGTCCGGCGACACCGCCACTCTGGCCGCCAATCCGGCGCTGTATCCGCAGCTCTCGTACAACCCCGCCACCGACCTGAAATCGGTGGGCCTGATGGCGCGCTTCGCGATGATCCTGGTGGTGAACCCGTCGGTGCCGGCCAAGACGCTGGGCGAACTCGAGGCCTGGATCAAGTCGCAAGCCAACGGCGTCGACTACGCCACGCCCGGCTCGGGCAGCCCGCACCACCTGGCTACCGAACTGTTCCGCCTGCGCACGGGGCTGAACCTGGTGCACGTGCCCTATCGCGGCGCGGCCCCCGCCGTGCAGGATGTCATAGGCGGCCAGGTGCCCATGATGTTCGTCGATTCGGCCACCGGCCAGCAGTACATCGCATCGGGCCGGCTGCGCGCCATTGCCGTCGCCAGCGCCAAGCGCCTGGACTCGATGCCCGACACGCCCACGCTGATGGAACTGGGGCTGAAGGATTTTGAAGCGTATGCCTGGCAAGGGCTGCTGGTGCCCAAGGGCACTTCCGACGCCATCGTCGACCGCCTGAACACCGCCCTGCGCGGCGCGCTGGACTCGGCCGAGGTGCGCGAGAAGTTCAAGTCCATGGGGCTGGAAGCGATTCCCAGCACGCCTCAGGAAATGACCGCCTATGCCGCGTCCGAACGCGAAAAATGGGGCAAGGTCATCCGCGACAGCAAGATCACCGTCAACTGA
- a CDS encoding MarR family winged helix-turn-helix transcriptional regulator — MPTRSSDTLPALERFLTYRMHVVNKVSDRDSNRAYQETCGLPLGEARCLAAIGRYAPLSVNDLARAANLNKGQASRSAQALVDRGLVNKAACENDARGVLLAPTRAGQALYERVVALIARRNDEIFGCLSEQEQAQLGAMLDRVIAHVGREG, encoded by the coding sequence ATGCCCACTCGTTCATCCGACACCCTGCCCGCGCTTGAACGCTTCCTGACCTACAGGATGCACGTGGTCAACAAGGTTTCCGACCGCGACTCCAACCGCGCGTACCAGGAAACCTGCGGCCTGCCGCTGGGCGAGGCGCGGTGCCTGGCGGCAATCGGGCGCTATGCGCCGCTGTCGGTGAACGACCTGGCCCGCGCCGCCAACCTGAACAAGGGCCAGGCCAGCCGCTCGGCGCAGGCCCTGGTGGATCGGGGACTGGTCAACAAAGCAGCCTGCGAGAACGATGCGCGGGGCGTGTTGCTGGCGCCCACGCGCGCCGGCCAGGCGCTTTACGAGCGGGTCGTGGCGCTGATCGCGCGCCGCAATGACGAGATATTCGGCTGCCTCAGCGAGCAGGAACAAGCGCAGCTGGGCGCCATGCTCGATCGGGTGATTGCTCACGTGGGAAGAGAGGGGTAA
- a CDS encoding M23 family metallopeptidase, translated as MFPVLVIYAHTLSVPVISTLSVSPAAPRRPRAAAAWRHAGAALCAGLLMLLAACSSTKVGPGYYRVQSGDTLSKIAREHNTSVAELMRLNNLSNPNRISKGQMLRVSAKGRAAAASSASSPPPSAAASAAAVRGIKLVWPADGTITHRYNGNSSKGITIVNKTGTPVRAAAAGSVVYAGNRLRGYGNLVIVQHAGDFLSIYAHNNRMLVKEGQKVSQGQQIAEMGNTDRSGPALYFELRYRGKPVNPAGALPPR; from the coding sequence ATGTTCCCGGTTCTTGTCATTTACGCCCATACGTTGTCAGTGCCTGTTATCTCGACCCTATCTGTTTCGCCCGCGGCGCCGCGCCGCCCCCGCGCCGCGGCCGCATGGCGCCATGCCGGCGCCGCGCTGTGCGCCGGCTTGTTGATGCTGCTGGCGGCGTGCAGCTCTACCAAGGTCGGCCCCGGGTATTACCGCGTGCAGTCCGGCGACACGCTCAGCAAGATCGCGCGCGAGCACAACACCAGCGTGGCGGAGCTGATGCGCCTGAACAATCTGTCCAATCCCAATCGCATCAGCAAGGGGCAGATGTTGCGCGTGAGCGCCAAGGGGCGTGCGGCCGCGGCCTCCAGCGCAAGCAGCCCGCCGCCTTCGGCGGCGGCGTCGGCCGCTGCCGTGCGCGGCATCAAGCTGGTCTGGCCTGCCGACGGCACCATCACGCACCGCTACAACGGCAATTCCTCGAAGGGCATCACTATCGTCAACAAAACCGGCACGCCGGTGCGGGCCGCCGCCGCGGGTAGCGTGGTGTATGCCGGCAACCGCCTGCGCGGCTACGGCAACCTGGTCATCGTGCAGCACGCCGGCGACTTTCTCAGCATCTACGCGCACAACAACCGGATGCTGGTGAAAGAAGGGCAGAAGGTCTCGCAAGGCCAGCAGATCGCCGAAATGGGCAATACCGACCGCAGCGGCCCGGCGCTGTACTTCGAGCTGCGCTATCGCGGTAAGCCGGTAAATCCCGCAGGGGCCTTGCCGCCGCGCTGA
- the urtE gene encoding urea ABC transporter ATP-binding subunit UrtE has translation MLEVQAIDQYYGGSHTLRGVSVSLRQGECLGLLGRNGVGKTTLLKCLMGVLPVAGGKVMFDGHDISRLPPHRRAALGIAYVPQGRDIFARLTVEENIVMGMARFPGARARRIKEEVFELFPVLRSMLARRGGDLSGGQQQQLAIARALVAEPRLIILDEPTEGIQPSIIKDIGRVIRLLRQRGDIGILLCEQYFDFARELADHFVVLSRGEVVARGSRAEMDGEEVRRHLSV, from the coding sequence ATGCTGGAAGTGCAAGCCATCGATCAATACTATGGCGGCAGCCATACGCTGCGTGGCGTGTCGGTGTCGCTGCGGCAGGGCGAGTGCCTGGGGCTGCTGGGCCGCAACGGCGTGGGCAAGACCACGTTGCTGAAATGCCTGATGGGCGTGCTGCCCGTGGCGGGCGGCAAGGTGATGTTCGACGGGCACGACATCTCGCGTCTGCCGCCGCACCGGCGCGCGGCGCTGGGCATCGCCTATGTGCCGCAGGGGCGCGATATTTTCGCGCGGCTGACGGTGGAAGAGAACATCGTCATGGGCATGGCGCGCTTTCCCGGCGCGCGTGCGCGCCGCATCAAGGAAGAAGTGTTCGAGCTGTTTCCGGTGCTGCGCAGCATGCTGGCCCGCCGGGGCGGTGACCTGTCGGGCGGCCAGCAACAACAGCTGGCCATTGCGCGGGCATTGGTGGCCGAGCCCAGGCTGATCATTCTGGACGAACCCACTGAAGGCATCCAGCCATCGATCATCAAGGACATCGGCCGCGTTATCCGCCTGCTGCGCCAGCGCGGCGACATCGGTATTCTGCTGTGCGAACAGTACTTCGATTTCGCGCGCGAACTGGCCGACCATTTCGTGGTGCTGTCGCGCGGCGAGGTCGTCGCTCGCGGGTCGCGGGCCGAAATGGACGGCGAAGAAGTGCGGCGGCATTTGTCGGTGTAG
- a CDS encoding FAD-dependent oxidoreductase, whose protein sequence is MTHPAPLPGHVPVLIAGGGPVGLTLAALLAEYGIASLTVEADDGYCTGSRAICISRRSQEILAWIGADRPLVEKGLPWSSGRSYYRNQEVLRFEMPGDPTQRYAPMVNIQQFYIEEYAHQALQRGRATAQVAWASRVARVRPDDAGVTVHIENAAGSHRVRADWVVACDGGRSTVREQLGLALQGMQYEGRYVIVDIEQASSRPTERLAWFDPPSNPGSTLLMHRQPDNVWRIDYQIRDDEDAQAAVLPENVLPRVQSHLDMIGETAPWKPLWISMYNAKCLTLDSYRHGRVLFAGDAGHLVPIFGVRGLNSGLDDAGNLAWKLAWVLRGHASEALLDTYSQERVHATRQNLSYGAKSTEFMAPPDYGFRLLREATLRLSLTDATVRSLINPRQSSPISYQGSALNAADGLPEAGPLAAPGEPAPEALLRQAGAPRHLTSCFGGAFTLLAFECDPAALAQLDDLARAATPLRVLHIGQGANAALHDANGQARQRYGASAGALYAIRPDGYVLGRWRQDDMPAVRRALTPYHPVTEIRHD, encoded by the coding sequence GTGACGCACCCTGCCCCACTGCCCGGACACGTGCCCGTGCTGATCGCGGGCGGCGGCCCTGTCGGGCTGACCCTGGCGGCGCTGCTGGCCGAATACGGCATTGCCTCGCTGACCGTCGAGGCCGATGACGGCTACTGCACAGGCAGCCGGGCCATCTGCATATCGCGCCGTTCGCAAGAAATACTGGCCTGGATCGGCGCCGACCGGCCGCTGGTGGAAAAGGGGCTGCCCTGGAGCAGCGGGCGCAGCTACTACCGCAACCAGGAAGTGCTGCGGTTCGAAATGCCCGGCGACCCGACCCAGCGCTACGCGCCCATGGTCAATATTCAGCAGTTCTATATTGAGGAATATGCCCATCAGGCGCTGCAACGCGGCCGCGCGACCGCACAGGTGGCGTGGGCCAGCCGGGTGGCGCGGGTGCGGCCCGACGACGCCGGCGTCACGGTGCACATTGAAAACGCCGCCGGCTCGCACAGGGTGCGGGCCGACTGGGTGGTGGCCTGCGACGGCGGGCGCAGCACGGTGCGCGAGCAGCTGGGGCTGGCCTTGCAGGGCATGCAGTACGAAGGCCGTTATGTCATCGTCGACATCGAACAGGCATCGTCCCGGCCCACCGAACGCCTGGCGTGGTTCGACCCGCCCTCGAACCCCGGTTCTACCCTGCTGATGCACCGGCAGCCCGACAATGTATGGCGCATCGACTACCAGATCCGCGACGACGAAGATGCGCAAGCCGCCGTGCTGCCCGAGAACGTGCTGCCGCGCGTGCAGAGCCACCTGGACATGATCGGCGAGACGGCGCCATGGAAACCGCTCTGGATCTCGATGTACAACGCCAAGTGCCTGACGCTGGACAGCTACCGCCACGGGCGCGTGCTGTTCGCCGGCGACGCCGGCCACCTGGTGCCGATTTTTGGCGTGCGCGGCCTGAATTCCGGTCTGGACGACGCCGGCAACCTGGCCTGGAAGCTCGCCTGGGTGCTGCGCGGCCACGCCAGCGAAGCGTTGCTGGACACGTATAGCCAGGAACGCGTGCATGCCACCCGGCAGAACCTCAGCTACGGCGCGAAAAGCACCGAATTCATGGCGCCCCCGGACTACGGTTTTCGCCTGCTGCGCGAAGCCACCCTGCGCCTGTCGCTGACCGACGCGACGGTGCGTTCGCTGATCAACCCGCGCCAATCGTCGCCTATTTCGTACCAGGGCTCGGCCCTGAACGCCGCCGACGGCCTGCCCGAAGCCGGCCCACTGGCCGCGCCCGGAGAGCCGGCGCCCGAAGCGCTGCTGCGGCAGGCGGGCGCGCCCCGCCACCTGACCTCGTGCTTCGGCGGCGCGTTCACGCTGCTGGCGTTCGAGTGCGACCCGGCCGCCCTGGCGCAGCTGGACGACCTGGCGCGCGCAGCCACGCCGCTGCGCGTGCTGCACATCGGCCAGGGGGCGAATGCGGCGCTGCACGATGCCAATGGCCAGGCGCGCCAGCGCTACGGCGCGAGCGCTGGCGCCCTGTACGCTATCCGCCCGGACGGCTATGTGCTGGGCCGCTGGCGGCAAGACGACATGCCGGCTGTCCGGCGCGCGCTTACGCCTTATCATCCCGTTACGGAGATCCGCCATGACTGA